One stretch of Odocoileus virginianus isolate 20LAN1187 ecotype Illinois chromosome 26, Ovbor_1.2, whole genome shotgun sequence DNA includes these proteins:
- the FEZF2 gene encoding fez family zinc finger protein 2: protein MASSASLETMVPPACPRAGASPATSKTLAFSIERIMAKTSEPRAPFEPRPGALEAEGGQGKKLLNLCSPLPCMIPLQPLGYEMPSKTLLSYSELWKSSLRAGGSGGGGGGGGGGGGGGAPVCGASGLCKTNCGVCCKAELGLVPSALPAGRVIKPQVINQAVGLPASGSLYYFNYLDSATYPPSELLGGHLFPSGLLNTQAPAALAAHPKLFLLENAKLAGLTADKFAHPAPYAHKERLPAPLEQVLKENSALTAERGGVKGHSKLPGGSADGKPKNFTCEVCGKVFNAHYNLTRHMPVHTGARPFVCKVCGKGFRQASTLCRHKIIHTQEKPHKCNQCGKAFNRSSTLNTHIRIHAGYKPFVCEFCGKGFHQKGNYKNHKLTHSGEKQYKCTICNKAFHQVYNLTFHMHTHNDKKPFTCATCGKGFCRNFDLKKHVRKLHDSVGPAAPSTKDLTRTVQS from the exons ATGGCAAGCTCGGCTTCCCTGGAGACCATGGTGCCCCCGGCCTGCCCGCGCGCTGGAGCGTCGCCGGCCACTTCCAAGACTCTGGCCTTTTCCATCGAGCGCATCATGGCCAAGACGTCGGAGCCCCGCGCGCCCTTTGAGCCCCGGCCGGGGGCACTGGAGGCGGAGGGCGGCCAGGGCAAGAAATTGCTCAACCTCTGCTCGCCGCTGCCCTGTATGATCCCCCTCCAGCCCCTAGGCTACGAGATGCCGTCCAAGACGCTGCTCAGCTACTCTGAGCTCTGGAAAAGCAGCCTCCGGGcgggcggcagcggcggcggcggcggaggaggaggtggaggcggCGGTGGGGGGGCCCCGGTGTGCGGCGCCAGCGGCTTGTGCAAAACCAACTGTGGCGTGTGCTGCAAGGCCGAGCTGGGCCTGGTACCGTCGGCGCTGCCCGCGGGCAGGGTCATCAAGCCGCAGGTCATCAACCAGGCGGTGGGGCTTCCGGCCAGCGGCTCGCTCTACTACTTCAACTACCTGGACTCCGCCACGTACCCGCCGTCTGAGCTCCTCGGCGGCCACCTCTTCCCGTCCGGTCTCCTCAACACACAGGCCCCCGCGGCCCTGGCTGCGCACCCCAAACTCTTTTTGCTGGAGAACGCCAAGCTGGCCGGCCTGACCGCGGACAAGTTTGCCCATCCAGCCCCCTACGCCCATAAGGAGCGCTTGCCTGCGCCGCTGGAGCAGGTGCTGAAGGAGAACTCGGCCCTGACTGCCGAGCGCGGCGGCGTCAAGGGCCACAGCAAGCTGCCCGGGGGCTCAGCGGACGGCAAGCCTAAAAACTTCACCTGCGAGGTGTGCGGAAAG GTATTTAACGCTCACTATAACCTCACCCGCCATATGCCAGTCCACACCGGAGCCAGACCGTTCGTGTGCAAAGTCTGTGGCAAAGGCTTCCGCCAGGCCAGCACGCTCTGCAGACACAAAATTATCCACACCCAG GAAAAGCCGCATAAATGCAACCAATGCGGCAAAGCCTTCAACCGCAGCTCCACGCTCAACACACACATTCGCATCCACGCGGGCTACAAGCCCTTCGTCTGTGAATTTTGCGGCAAAGGCTTTCACCAAAAAG GGAACTACAAGAATCACAAGCTGACCCACAGCGGCGAGAAGCAGTACAAATGTACCATTTGCAACAAGGCCTTCCACCAGGTCTACAACCTGACCTTCCACATGCACACCCACAACGACAAGAAGCCTTTCACGTGCGCCACTTGCGGCAAAGGGTTTTGCAGAAACTTTGACTTAAAGAAACACGTGCGCAAACTCCACGACAGCGTGGGCCCCGCCGCCCCCTCCACAAAGGACCTGACTCGGACAGTGCAGAGCTGA